The following proteins are co-located in the Desulfuromonas acetoxidans DSM 684 genome:
- a CDS encoding metallophosphoesterase, with amino-acid sequence MIFSLIFLTVCTLMQLYISWRIHTTLHLWQNNHQHWLWWSSGALWGLFALCWLLHSQVFILHHWSEWFWSQWLGMLFLLFMPLLLVDLATLFGLVLRRVQRLMLTAALLVSLVLCVIATIQGTRAPVITRYDVTVTTLPEHLDGLTLVAASDLHLGPILDTHWLEQRLQQVRGLSPDIVVLVGDIFETNGDEAGEFIDRFKTLQVPLGVWGVSGNHEYYGRNKLPLFEKAGIQRLQNNWQQIVPGLIIAGVDDLTVAHRRGQLDNFVESALNGRPHGATILLSHTPWQINQAVANNADIIISGHTHNGQIWPFNYLVERQYPYIQGHYPLGSSHLFVGRGTGTWGPRMRLWQPAEILHIVLHAAKNETVADTESTPR; translated from the coding sequence ATGATATTCAGCCTGATTTTCCTAACCGTCTGCACACTGATGCAGCTTTATATTTCCTGGCGTATTCATACAACGCTGCACCTGTGGCAAAACAACCACCAACACTGGCTGTGGTGGAGCAGTGGTGCACTGTGGGGGCTGTTTGCTCTGTGCTGGTTGCTTCACTCGCAAGTTTTTATTTTGCATCATTGGTCGGAGTGGTTTTGGAGCCAATGGCTCGGCATGTTGTTTTTGCTGTTTATGCCACTACTGCTGGTTGATCTGGCAACGCTCTTCGGTCTGGTGTTGCGGCGTGTTCAGCGTCTTATGCTGACAGCAGCACTGTTAGTCAGTCTGGTGTTGTGTGTGATTGCCACCATTCAGGGAACCCGTGCGCCTGTCATCACCCGTTACGATGTCACAGTGACGACGTTACCGGAGCACCTGGATGGATTGACCCTTGTCGCAGCCAGCGATCTGCACCTTGGCCCGATTCTCGACACTCACTGGCTTGAACAGCGACTCCAACAGGTTCGGGGTTTGTCTCCCGATATAGTAGTTTTGGTCGGTGATATTTTTGAAACGAATGGTGATGAAGCTGGGGAGTTTATTGACCGGTTTAAAACATTGCAGGTGCCGCTCGGGGTATGGGGAGTCAGCGGCAACCATGAATATTACGGCAGAAATAAACTGCCATTATTTGAAAAAGCCGGCATCCAACGCCTGCAGAATAACTGGCAGCAGATTGTTCCGGGACTGATCATTGCCGGAGTCGATGATCTGACCGTGGCACACCGCCGTGGGCAGCTCGACAATTTTGTCGAATCCGCTTTAAATGGCCGTCCGCACGGTGCAACGATCCTGCTTAGCCACACGCCATGGCAGATTAACCAAGCAGTGGCCAACAACGCGGATATTATCATCAGCGGCCATACCCACAATGGTCAGATCTGGCCGTTCAACTATCTGGTTGAACGACAATACCCCTATATTCAGGGTCACTACCCGCTCGGCAGCAGTCACTTGTTCGTCGGACGCGGCACCGGAACCTGGGGGCCACGCATGCGCCTGTGGCAACCAGCGGAAATTCTCCACATCGTCCTGCACGCAGCAAAGAACGAAACAGTTGCAGACACTGAAAGCACTCCCCGCTGA
- the dinB gene encoding DNA polymerase IV, with amino-acid sequence MEPQRKIIHIDMDAFYASVEQRDHPELRGKPVIVGGPPDSRGVVATCSYEARKFGIHSAMASSRAYRLCPQALFVRPRMEVYRQVSSQIRAIFEHYTDLIEPLSLDEAFLDLTMSDRQPNSATWIAREILERIHRETELTASAGVSYNKFLAKVASDCHKPAGLTVITPDQASDFIAQLPIRRFFGVGKVTEKKMLRLGITCGADLLKYPETELIRLFGKQGRFFYRIARGIDERPVVAHRQRKSIGNETTLSEDIRNRDQMLTILSALAEKIEGRLAHYQTSAYTITLKIKFSDFQQVTLSFTNDQPLKSADEMMAIATTLLQDSAAGERAVRLLGLTLSNLVSGHTSDPCGQLPLPFPGHSSTIAPSNHIEQPHKVYS; translated from the coding sequence ATGGAACCACAGCGCAAAATTATCCATATCGACATGGATGCATTCTACGCCTCTGTCGAACAACGTGATCATCCGGAATTACGCGGCAAGCCGGTCATTGTTGGCGGACCACCGGATTCGCGTGGCGTTGTGGCCACCTGTTCTTATGAAGCGCGCAAATTCGGCATCCACTCGGCCATGGCCTCTTCACGTGCCTACCGGCTCTGTCCTCAAGCATTATTTGTCCGCCCACGCATGGAGGTGTATCGGCAGGTTTCCTCCCAAATCCGCGCCATTTTTGAGCACTACACCGATTTGATCGAACCGTTATCGTTAGATGAAGCCTTTCTCGATCTCACCATGAGCGACAGGCAGCCCAACTCAGCCACATGGATTGCCCGGGAGATTCTTGAACGGATTCACCGCGAAACCGAGCTGACCGCTTCGGCCGGCGTGTCCTACAACAAATTTCTCGCAAAAGTGGCTTCAGACTGTCACAAACCAGCCGGGCTGACGGTGATCACGCCTGATCAGGCCAGCGACTTTATCGCGCAACTGCCCATTCGTCGCTTTTTCGGCGTTGGTAAAGTCACGGAGAAGAAAATGCTCCGTCTCGGTATCACATGCGGCGCCGACCTGCTTAAGTATCCAGAGACCGAATTGATTCGTCTGTTTGGCAAGCAGGGGCGTTTCTTTTACCGCATTGCCCGCGGCATCGACGAACGACCAGTCGTCGCTCACCGCCAGCGCAAATCAATCGGCAATGAAACCACCCTTTCTGAAGATATCCGCAATCGAGACCAAATGCTGACGATCCTCTCAGCTCTGGCTGAAAAGATCGAAGGACGTTTGGCCCATTACCAGACCTCCGCATACACCATTACCCTGAAGATCAAGTTCTCAGACTTCCAGCAGGTCACTCTGAGCTTTACCAACGACCAGCCGCTGAAATCAGCGGACGAAATGATGGCCATTGCAACCACCCTGTTACAGGATTCCGCAGCAGGAGAACGCGCTGTACGCCTGCTCGGTCTGACCCTATCCAATCTGGTCTCTGGGCATACCAGTGATCCCTGTGGCCAACTGCCCCTGCCTTTTCCTGGTCACTCTTCAACAATCGCTCCATCAAACCACATTGAACAGCCGCACAAGGTCTACTCTTGA
- a CDS encoding GspH/FimT family pseudopilin: protein MNQRGFTLTELVVTISIMAILFAIALPATQDWRERAANKEAARQMLTWLRHARSEAVTDSQIKQVTLNLTAKTYTDYNGTALDLPADVVEARSLTTAAWQGTGSFTITFFPKGSCSDTLFIRIENDDNLVIRLDSTATGLARM from the coding sequence ATGAATCAACGTGGTTTTACACTGACAGAGCTGGTTGTCACCATTTCTATTATGGCGATCCTTTTTGCCATTGCGTTGCCAGCAACTCAGGATTGGCGTGAACGTGCTGCCAACAAAGAGGCAGCACGGCAAATGCTGACTTGGCTTCGGCATGCCCGCAGTGAAGCTGTGACGGACAGCCAGATTAAACAGGTGACGTTGAATCTGACAGCAAAAACCTACACTGATTATAATGGTACGGCGCTTGACTTACCCGCAGACGTTGTGGAAGCTCGTAGCCTGACAACAGCAGCCTGGCAAGGGACCGGTAGCTTTACAATTACTTTTTTCCCAAAAGGATCCTGCTCTGATACCTTGTTTATTCGTATTGAAAATGACGATAATCTGGTCATTCGCCTCGACTCCACGGCAACAGGGTTGGCGCGTATGTAG
- a CDS encoding pilus assembly protein has product MKFKNTLGLMVLLVVCVVQGAWAVPDYYEGDSAVYIGSAASGVRPNILFIIDNSGAMKSLGSVEPYDPSTDYSTQLDDTATNYPRFHVYLRNVANENTTNYQSTKFDVDDIVCDAITDVSGTLDEDYYTYTGAELFDNYNEDFTGNGYDDVTTNQHPRYALEQNGFWYGALDTKGKCPSNDNQWENYFTGNYLNYLQASAITYTWSQWLGLDPDTEQLGAVVNPSGTYILDPSDDDYYDVDAGKWVDPSGDNSEEELELLFKCTDIEDGASPSTEPDWTVGSDGYFPGAGTTVIHEGVTWTSLGSVMDMVQYQLEEVIFEQVYEKANMGIMTFGDNNHGGQVVVPITEIDDVQSEDYKKLVAGLSELDDLVNGNTQPVNESFWDAYEYWIGNAGSVAEGISSDNVAYPSPIEYWCQTNHIVLLTTGSNGDSSQTKTLIPKYAGYSADLDEDGEEGEVGDLAKLMYEHLPLDIDGYTPHVQTHVIQLMTEEVDLLRKAAAVGQGQYHIIKNPDELIDALLRIIGGILEANSSFVAPVVPASPDNRAYSGQRIYLGFFKPMNEEPWYGNLKKFGLGTDSRIKGFDSSDNEIDATYLYPDDTDDPSLDGYFLVDADGNPAVRSYWGSSYDGGEVNQGGVGQKLLDRVTSRKIYTRLVSDDLNASGNAFSTSNGDLTYTDLGVEDEAEKDSLINFIHGYDAYELYSDDTTAKRAWIMGDVMHSKPVVLNYSAYTVSDANEADPDVNNAYIFVGGNDGMLHAFRDATGEEAWAFIPPDLLPNLQYASATDRHVYYVDSSPVIYVYDKDGDGTILPVDMADSGGDGDDRAILLCSTRRGGGTSTLTQPVDPSTDPPPSRGSYFALDITDPEDPQFLWQINSEDDGFEELSQTWSLPRLSRMKIGSEEKVVAFFGAGYDTNEDLRFGNTQSFPDTTTEATVTSDGDEGAEDATSTGTSVAFSPRGRGLFAIEVATLDSTDGSPNLTDSGSLLWSYTFDDSSSMQSKMTFSVPSDLLLVDRNSDGYLDRIYLVDTGAQLWRFNVADSDTGEWDGTRIFKSNISTADDGRKVFFKPTATVKGDDTFVYFGTGDREHPLNTAVLDRFYMVRDRESGDNHWSYGSDSPLNETNLVDVTENELQDSSVSVADQAAIRSKLVSPYTYDDGAGEKTYYGWYIKLDGNEGEKVLALPKVVSNVLYFTTYTPAIIDETDEDFDPCQGVLGPSRLYAVDAMTAEAVYNLDTSNDTIDDETGEAKDVLDRGDRSMAVGSGIASEPLIIVSKAGAVSVMVGRGGGFFNSGSVGSIDPVFPIYWMKW; this is encoded by the coding sequence ATGAAATTTAAAAATACATTAGGGCTGATGGTTCTGCTTGTTGTTTGTGTCGTTCAAGGTGCATGGGCTGTGCCGGACTATTATGAAGGTGATTCCGCAGTCTATATCGGTAGTGCTGCTTCTGGTGTGCGTCCCAACATTTTATTCATCATTGACAACAGTGGTGCTATGAAATCTTTGGGTAGTGTGGAGCCATACGATCCTTCTACGGATTATTCGACTCAGTTAGATGATACGGCAACGAATTATCCCCGTTTCCATGTTTATTTGCGCAATGTTGCCAATGAAAACACGACAAACTATCAAAGCACTAAATTTGATGTCGACGATATTGTCTGTGATGCGATAACCGATGTATCAGGAACTCTAGATGAGGATTATTATACCTATACGGGTGCCGAATTATTCGACAATTACAATGAGGACTTCACAGGGAATGGTTATGACGATGTAACCACCAATCAGCATCCACGCTATGCGTTAGAGCAAAATGGGTTTTGGTACGGTGCTTTGGACACCAAGGGGAAATGCCCGAGTAATGACAATCAATGGGAAAATTATTTTACCGGTAACTATCTTAATTATCTTCAAGCGAGTGCTATCACCTATACGTGGAGTCAATGGCTCGGTCTTGATCCCGATACCGAGCAACTAGGGGCTGTCGTTAATCCCAGTGGGACGTATATCTTGGATCCTTCTGATGATGACTACTATGACGTTGATGCCGGAAAGTGGGTGGATCCCAGTGGTGATAATAGTGAAGAAGAACTGGAGCTCCTTTTCAAATGTACCGATATTGAGGACGGTGCCTCGCCAAGCACAGAGCCTGATTGGACTGTCGGCTCCGATGGCTATTTCCCCGGAGCCGGAACGACGGTTATTCACGAGGGTGTGACTTGGACCTCCCTCGGCTCCGTTATGGATATGGTTCAATATCAGCTTGAAGAAGTGATTTTCGAACAGGTCTACGAAAAAGCCAACATGGGCATTATGACGTTTGGTGATAATAATCATGGCGGTCAGGTTGTTGTGCCTATTACTGAAATTGACGATGTGCAATCGGAAGATTATAAAAAACTGGTTGCCGGTTTATCAGAGCTTGATGATCTGGTTAATGGTAACACCCAGCCCGTCAACGAATCCTTCTGGGATGCCTACGAGTACTGGATCGGCAATGCCGGAAGTGTGGCCGAAGGCATTTCCAGCGACAATGTTGCCTACCCGAGCCCGATTGAATACTGGTGTCAGACCAACCATATCGTTTTGCTGACCACAGGCAGCAATGGGGATAGTTCCCAGACAAAAACATTAATACCAAAATATGCCGGCTATTCCGCCGATCTCGATGAAGATGGTGAAGAGGGCGAAGTTGGTGACCTGGCAAAATTGATGTATGAACATTTGCCATTAGATATTGACGGCTATACGCCTCATGTTCAAACACATGTGATTCAGCTGATGACTGAAGAGGTGGATCTGCTGAGAAAAGCCGCCGCAGTCGGGCAGGGGCAATACCATATCATCAAGAATCCCGATGAATTAATCGACGCTTTGTTGCGTATTATTGGCGGTATTCTCGAAGCGAACTCTTCCTTTGTGGCTCCGGTTGTTCCGGCAAGTCCTGATAATCGGGCCTATAGTGGACAAAGAATTTACTTGGGTTTTTTCAAGCCGATGAATGAAGAACCCTGGTATGGAAACTTAAAAAAATTCGGTCTTGGTACCGATAGTCGAATTAAAGGTTTTGACAGCTCCGACAATGAAATTGATGCCACTTATCTCTATCCAGATGATACTGACGATCCAAGTTTAGATGGCTATTTTCTTGTTGATGCTGATGGTAATCCTGCTGTTCGATCTTATTGGGGCAGTAGTTATGATGGTGGTGAAGTTAATCAAGGTGGCGTTGGGCAAAAACTTCTCGATCGAGTCACTTCGCGTAAAATTTATACGAGATTGGTCAGCGACGATCTGAATGCCAGTGGTAATGCGTTCTCAACCAGTAATGGAGATTTAACTTACACTGATTTGGGGGTTGAAGATGAAGCTGAAAAAGATAGTCTGATCAACTTCATTCATGGTTATGACGCCTATGAGCTGTATTCGGACGATACAACAGCAAAAAGAGCGTGGATTATGGGTGATGTTATGCACTCAAAACCGGTGGTTTTAAACTATTCCGCTTATACGGTTTCTGATGCTAATGAGGCAGATCCTGATGTGAATAACGCATATATTTTCGTTGGTGGTAACGATGGCATGCTGCATGCCTTCAGAGATGCCACCGGTGAAGAAGCCTGGGCCTTCATCCCACCGGATTTACTGCCCAATTTGCAATATGCATCGGCGACGGACCGACATGTTTATTATGTCGATAGTTCTCCTGTTATCTATGTGTATGATAAAGATGGAGACGGTACAATTCTTCCCGTAGATATGGCAGACAGTGGCGGCGATGGTGATGACCGGGCTATTCTGTTGTGCTCCACTCGCCGTGGTGGTGGAACCAGTACGTTGACACAACCTGTTGATCCTTCCACAGATCCTCCACCATCACGTGGATCCTATTTTGCGCTGGATATTACTGATCCCGAAGATCCGCAGTTTTTGTGGCAAATTAACAGCGAAGATGATGGTTTTGAAGAACTGAGCCAGACATGGAGTTTGCCGAGACTGAGCCGTATGAAAATTGGTTCGGAGGAAAAAGTTGTCGCGTTCTTTGGCGCTGGATACGATACCAACGAAGATCTGCGTTTCGGTAACACACAATCATTTCCAGATACGACCACAGAAGCAACGGTGACATCTGATGGCGATGAAGGCGCGGAAGATGCCACAAGTACTGGAACTTCTGTTGCTTTTTCACCACGAGGAAGAGGTCTGTTTGCAATTGAAGTGGCAACGCTGGATAGTACCGATGGAAGTCCTAATTTAACGGATAGCGGTTCCTTGTTGTGGAGCTATACATTCGATGACTCCTCAAGTATGCAATCGAAAATGACTTTTAGCGTGCCAAGTGATCTCTTGTTGGTCGACAGAAACAGCGACGGTTATCTTGATCGCATCTATCTGGTTGATACTGGAGCACAGTTGTGGCGTTTTAATGTCGCGGATAGTGATACCGGTGAATGGGATGGAACGCGTATCTTTAAATCAAACATCAGTACGGCTGATGATGGGCGAAAGGTTTTCTTCAAACCAACAGCAACAGTGAAGGGTGATGACACCTTTGTCTATTTTGGGACAGGTGACCGTGAGCATCCTCTCAATACCGCAGTTCTGGATCGTTTTTACATGGTGCGTGATCGTGAATCTGGTGATAACCACTGGTCTTACGGGTCTGACAGCCCTCTGAATGAGACGAATCTCGTTGATGTAACAGAAAACGAACTTCAGGACTCCAGCGTCAGTGTCGCAGATCAGGCCGCCATCCGCAGTAAGCTGGTCAGCCCGTACACCTACGACGATGGGGCAGGTGAAAAAACCTATTATGGTTGGTATATTAAATTGGATGGGAATGAGGGGGAGAAAGTTCTTGCGTTGCCTAAAGTCGTAAGTAATGTTTTATACTTTACGACTTATACCCCGGCGATTATTGATGAAACAGATGAAGACTTTGATCCATGCCAAGGTGTGTTGGGACCTTCGCGTTTGTATGCTGTTGATGCAATGACAGCTGAAGCGGTTTATAATCTAGATACTAGCAACGATACGATTGATGATGAGACCGGGGAAGCTAAAGATGTCCTTGACCGGGGTGATCGAAGTATGGCTGTTGGTAGTGGAATTGCATCGGAACCACTAATTATCGTTAGTAAAGCTGGCGCGGTATCCGTTATGGTTGGCCGTGGTGGCGGTTTCTTCAACTCGGGATCTGTTGGATCTATTGATCCAGTATTTCCGATTTACTGGATGAAATGGTGA
- a CDS encoding pilus assembly PilX family protein, producing the protein MSSLKKLIAAQVNNERGIALILTMSMLVILTLLGVMVLNSTDTELAITSNYRISSDAFTAAEMASEYASQQVVNTLTPVTNLEDDTALAAVLPAGVELSGTARNEVVAYTGMIPSAMMESTSTDAYQNNIFRTGATEEASGEAAYYRIAVESNAHDRSSARIEKLFVHRGGHVY; encoded by the coding sequence ATGTCTTCTCTAAAAAAGTTGATTGCCGCACAGGTGAATAATGAACGAGGTATCGCTCTTATTTTAACGATGTCGATGCTGGTGATTTTGACACTGCTTGGGGTGATGGTTTTGAATTCAACTGATACAGAACTGGCGATTACGTCGAATTATCGTATTTCAAGCGATGCGTTTACTGCGGCTGAAATGGCTTCAGAATATGCATCACAACAGGTTGTTAATACGCTTACGCCGGTTACGAATCTGGAAGATGATACGGCTCTCGCCGCCGTATTGCCCGCTGGGGTTGAATTATCTGGCACTGCTCGCAATGAAGTTGTCGCTTATACCGGAATGATTCCCTCTGCCATGATGGAATCAACGAGCACTGATGCCTATCAGAATAATATTTTTCGTACTGGAGCGACTGAAGAGGCTTCCGGAGAGGCTGCGTATTATCGTATTGCGGTAGAAAGCAATGCCCATGACCGCAGTTCTGCAAGAATTGAAAAACTCTTTGTTCACCGAGGTGGGCATGTCTATTAA
- a CDS encoding PilW family protein produces the protein MKKLQNDQGFSLIELLMVAVILGLVMTAVYSLYLNSQKNAYQSEEIVDAQQNLRIAMDTMITDIRMSGFLTSSALNAVTSAPTSLAGGATFTLSAPVSSGIYSRSVGDVSVNNGSTGVVEVDSLMGASFVEADPVTTLIIDPVTLNQRGELIVTSVDGDDDENLNVKNESGASITVSNRDLLLRRAPDDDSYPVSIAYTLVDDPDSDDAGLMLLQRSVNGNTAATVAASITSVELAYLNGDGEDSSAALDEITAVSLTITSKTEDNKIAGDKSRQLRTIVKIRNIAGV, from the coding sequence ATGAAAAAACTACAGAATGATCAAGGTTTCTCATTGATCGAATTGCTGATGGTTGCGGTGATCCTCGGTTTGGTCATGACCGCAGTTTATAGCCTATATCTCAATTCCCAGAAAAACGCCTACCAGTCTGAAGAGATTGTGGATGCCCAACAGAATTTGCGGATAGCTATGGACACAATGATTACGGACATCCGTATGTCTGGTTTCTTAACCTCTTCTGCGCTCAATGCTGTGACCTCGGCTCCGACTTCTTTGGCAGGAGGTGCAACATTTACTCTTTCCGCACCTGTTTCATCTGGGATTTATTCCCGCTCTGTTGGAGATGTCTCAGTGAATAATGGGTCGACAGGTGTTGTGGAAGTCGACTCATTGATGGGAGCAAGTTTCGTCGAAGCTGACCCTGTTACCACGTTGATTATTGACCCGGTAACTCTTAACCAACGTGGAGAGTTGATTGTAACAAGTGTTGATGGTGATGATGATGAAAATCTCAACGTCAAAAATGAATCTGGTGCGAGTATAACCGTATCTAATCGAGATCTCTTATTACGAAGAGCTCCTGATGATGATAGTTACCCTGTAAGCATTGCTTATACTCTTGTGGACGACCCCGATAGTGACGATGCTGGACTCATGTTGTTGCAGCGAAGTGTCAATGGAAACACTGCCGCAACTGTTGCGGCCAGTATTACTTCAGTGGAATTGGCTTATTTGAACGGAGATGGGGAGGATAGTTCCGCTGCTCTTGACGAAATAACAGCAGTTTCACTCACAATTACAAGCAAAACTGAGGACAATAAAATTGCCGGCGATAAAAGCAGGCAGCTTAGAACCATTGTTAAAATTCGCAATATTGCAGGAGTCTAA
- a CDS encoding type IV pilus modification PilV family protein gives MPCKTTSNKEAGFSLIELLVALTVFAIGLLALAGMQITAIQGNSSAHSLTALTSLADGLIEELWSRNGDSDLLVVATGTVDWPTDFDAPGTAQEWTIDGAGDCTATYQITPNSPIAGVTSIEINVQSPGRSLSKTVLKRTY, from the coding sequence ATGCCATGTAAAACGACATCAAATAAGGAAGCAGGATTCAGTTTGATTGAGCTGCTCGTCGCTTTAACTGTTTTTGCCATTGGCTTGCTGGCGTTGGCGGGAATGCAAATTACGGCTATACAGGGCAATTCCTCTGCACACAGTTTAACCGCTTTAACCTCTTTAGCGGACGGCTTGATTGAAGAACTGTGGTCGCGTAATGGTGATAGTGATTTGTTGGTGGTGGCGACGGGAACTGTTGATTGGCCAACTGATTTTGATGCACCTGGAACGGCTCAGGAATGGACGATTGATGGAGCTGGTGATTGCACGGCAACATATCAAATTACTCCAAATTCTCCTATCGCCGGAGTCACCAGTATTGAGATAAATGTTCAATCTCCAGGCCGGAGTTTGTCCAAAACAGTTCTTAAAAGAACGTATTGA
- a CDS encoding SRPBCC family protein, whose product MKTYILKRQQNLPLTIEACWHFFSNPQNLPSITPDWLNLTMCSHPAESTYAGQLIEYRVTPLKNFSCHWLTEITHVEPPFFFVDEQRSGPYRFWHHQHHFEQAATGILMTDIVHYQLPFGIFGQWAQSLVAKKLQQIFDYRAQTLSRLFPGNDI is encoded by the coding sequence ATGAAAACCTACATCCTGAAAAGACAACAAAATCTACCGCTGACAATTGAGGCCTGTTGGCATTTCTTTTCAAACCCTCAAAACCTGCCCTCGATTACACCCGACTGGCTTAACCTGACAATGTGTTCGCATCCGGCCGAATCAACCTATGCAGGGCAGCTGATTGAATACCGTGTCACGCCTCTAAAAAACTTCAGTTGCCACTGGCTGACTGAAATTACACATGTTGAGCCCCCATTCTTTTTTGTCGATGAGCAACGTAGCGGACCCTATCGATTCTGGCATCATCAGCACCATTTTGAACAAGCGGCCACCGGGATATTAATGACGGACATCGTGCATTATCAGTTACCATTCGGTATATTTGGACAATGGGCTCAGAGTCTGGTCGCAAAAAAGCTCCAGCAGATTTTTGACTATCGGGCACAGACATTGAGTCGTCTGTTTCCCGGCAATGATATTTGA
- a CDS encoding SDR family oxidoreductase encodes MSQQPRTVLITGATGYIGRRLKDRLLKQRELSLRLLVRNPDKLRPDVRKKLAVLQGDTFNTASLDQALADVDVAFYLIHSMAGGHDYAERDRLSADNFRQACIRAGVKRIIYLGGLGDKETASEHLLSRIETGEVLSSEPEKIQTLWFRAGVIIGAGSASFEIIHHLTQKLPIMLTPRWVTTKTQPIAVDDVLSYLEQAISVEIQGNVQIDIGTQATDFRGLMEQAADSMGLQRHLICVPLLSPRLSSYWLTLLTPVPHSVASALIEGLKSETLARNDNAQRYFPTLHPVALDDAFQRALQEMEDNQVLSRWCDSSAEGTCDISGKESINKAVLRDRRVFYFEPALQHEVFESFCSIGGSNGWGAYDPLWHIRGLIDKIFGGVGLSRGRRQPEALRVGDALDFWKVVDIEADKRLLLVAQMKLPGKGWLEFVMDDDKLIQTAYFYPEGLWGRLYWYSVMPFHFFVFRSLGRLIIEQARQKKSSSDVV; translated from the coding sequence ATGTCACAGCAACCGCGGACTGTACTCATTACCGGAGCCACTGGTTACATTGGGCGTCGTCTTAAAGACCGCCTATTGAAGCAACGCGAACTCAGTCTGCGATTGCTGGTGCGCAATCCTGATAAACTTCGCCCTGACGTACGTAAAAAACTGGCTGTTCTTCAAGGAGATACATTTAATACAGCGTCTCTTGACCAGGCGCTGGCCGATGTTGATGTGGCATTTTACCTGATCCATTCCATGGCCGGCGGTCATGATTACGCCGAGCGGGATCGGTTAAGTGCGGACAATTTTCGCCAAGCCTGTATTCGTGCCGGGGTTAAGCGGATTATTTACCTGGGTGGTTTGGGAGATAAAGAGACGGCCAGCGAACACCTGCTCAGCCGAATTGAAACAGGAGAAGTCCTCAGTTCTGAGCCTGAAAAAATCCAGACTCTGTGGTTTCGTGCCGGAGTAATCATTGGTGCCGGCAGCGCCAGTTTTGAGATCATCCATCACCTGACCCAAAAATTACCCATCATGTTAACTCCGCGCTGGGTCACCACCAAGACCCAGCCGATTGCCGTTGATGACGTACTCTCTTATCTTGAACAGGCCATCTCGGTAGAGATTCAGGGCAATGTGCAAATTGATATCGGCACCCAGGCCACTGACTTTCGTGGCCTAATGGAACAAGCCGCAGACAGTATGGGCTTGCAGCGTCATCTGATCTGTGTTCCTCTGCTCAGTCCCCGCTTGTCGTCCTACTGGCTGACCTTGCTTACGCCGGTACCACACAGTGTGGCTTCTGCGTTGATTGAAGGCTTGAAATCGGAAACACTGGCACGCAACGATAACGCTCAGCGCTATTTTCCCACCCTTCATCCTGTTGCGCTGGATGATGCCTTTCAACGAGCGCTTCAGGAAATGGAGGACAATCAAGTGCTCAGTCGCTGGTGTGACAGCAGCGCAGAGGGAACCTGTGATATCTCGGGAAAAGAATCCATCAATAAGGCTGTCCTGCGCGACAGACGGGTCTTTTATTTTGAACCGGCTCTGCAACACGAGGTGTTTGAAAGCTTTTGTTCCATTGGCGGTAGCAACGGATGGGGCGCCTACGATCCACTCTGGCATATACGTGGCCTGATCGATAAAATTTTCGGTGGAGTCGGGCTGAGCCGAGGCCGTCGACAACCAGAAGCTCTCCGGGTTGGCGATGCCTTGGATTTCTGGAAAGTGGTCGACATTGAAGCGGACAAACGACTGCTGCTGGTCGCGCAGATGAAACTTCCAGGAAAAGGTTGGCTGGAATTTGTGATGGATGATGACAAACTGATTCAAACGGCCTATTTTTATCCGGAAGGACTCTGGGGACGACTGTATTGGTACAGTGTCATGCCGTTTCATTTCTTTGTCTTCCGCAGTCTGGGGCGTCTTATCATCGAACAGGCTCGACAGAAGAAATCGTCATCAGACGTCGTGTAA